In Papaver somniferum cultivar HN1 unplaced genomic scaffold, ASM357369v1 unplaced-scaffold_135, whole genome shotgun sequence, one DNA window encodes the following:
- the LOC113334171 gene encoding uncharacterized protein LOC113334171, with amino-acid sequence MGKTNENQQLDFRSIYDDAWYTVDRLVLSKQNTVLTVKFFEFDEDDDEKFTVKDFKTANELDQFLNRFRPACLQVQDGECYDMIRGSDVCAVLEVSENDHKFYNGVIESIEREPHTRKGGEERCSCIYVVGWLEGPNAWCTEQMGINRICKLQPGSPLFDYSLACFMKKSREHLDSLSK; translated from the exons atgggaaaaacaaatgaaaaccAACAGTTAGATTTCCGCTCAATCTACGATGATGCTTGGTACACAGTAGATAGACTCGTTTTAAGCAAGCAAAACACTGTTCTTACTGTGAAATTCTTTgagtttgatgaagatgatgatgagaagttCACCGTCAAAGATTTCAAAACAGCGAATGAGTTGGATCAGTTTTTGAACAGGTTTCGTCCAGCTTGTCTTCAGGTACAGGATGGAGAGTGTTATGATATGATACGTGGATCGGATGTCTGTGCAGTACTCGAAGTAAGTGAAAATGATCACAAGTTCTACAATGGTGTCATTGAATCG ATTGAACGTGAACCTCACACACGCAAAGGAGGAGAAGAAAGGTGTTCCTGTATTTATGTTGTTGGTTGGCTAGAAGGTCCAAATGCTTGGTGTACTGAACAGATGGGGATTAATCGCATTTGCAAACTTCAACCAGGCTCCCCTCTATTTGATTACTCGCTCGCGTGTTTCATGAAGAAGTCAAGAGAACATCTTGATTCGCTTTCGAAATGA